GCAATCCGAACATTACCATGGACATGTTATTCCATTTTCCGAGCACAAAAACTCAGCAAAACCTAGCAGTAATAACCCTTGCTCCGTGCGGTTTCGAACAATGCACAATGTTGtacatggaaaatgaaaagcatGTCTCGGTGAAACAGCGAAGAGGATCCGACCACTCAGTCAGCACAACAACTGATGATGTTGCTACAAATGAACCCTTCGGCCGATCTGTACCGAGCGAGAATCAATGTCAGAGCGCTCCTTAGCATTGGCAGGCTCATCGGGAAATGGGTCGCAAGTTGGGTGGGTGGCTGGGACCTTTTCTTCGAAATCGACAGCATGGAACGCTTTCGAGTCGTTAATAGGAAAAACAGTTAGAACAGGGTTGGGGAGAAAAAATACCGATGCAAGACTAGAGCAGCCGAAAGGAAGTACCCATCGAGGGACAATTGGTGTGGCTAGGTGGTGAAGGTATGAATCCCAACGGACTGCTGTTCTTCTGGTTAGAGAAGGAGTTGTGAAATGTACACCACTGCATTTGCTGGGTGTAGGTAAGCAAGAAATTGAAGTTTCTTTAGAAATATTGTAGCACATGACATGATCTGGCACGTGATAGATTGAAGTTTACTGTAAAGCTCGAATCTATCtagcaaactttttttattttttgatattCTGCTTGTTACTCAGCGTCCAGCGTTTAAGATATTCAATTCATATTGAGCTTATATTTGGATAAAAGTGAAAACTCAAAGACAAACTTAATAAAAATCCTGTTAATTATTCACctaattaagaagaaaaatgccttAAAGAAATGATTGCTGAAAGAGTTTCAAACAACATTCTCGAAGGAATTTACTATAACTAAGTATCTTAGCATTCTGTAGAGCAGTAGATTAAGAATTCACACATGTTATGGAAATGACACCAAAGTACTCAATTAGTGTTTGTAATTTCTAAGACCTTAAGCATAAGCTTAAGCTTTGGACACTCTCGCAGGAAGACAAAACCGACTgtagtataaaaaaataagatagTACGCTTTAATGCTGTTTTGCTTCCAACTAATCAAACTACAAGACATATCGACTGGCCATAGTAACAtaaaaaaccgcatcaaacTGTACTTACAAGCGAGCGATGACTATACATATATTCTCTCGGATGTTAAAATCTTTTCCGACTACACTTAATTATACTGGAGATTTTCCCCGAACCCACACTATCTCGCACTATGTACGCACCTGTCAAACTTTAGCTCCTTGACGCGCGCCTTGATGTCTTCGCAGATTTGTTGGCACAGCGAGGGCGCAAAGTACGAGCTGTACTCGACACCCTGCAACGATTTATCCATGGCTTCCCGCAGTATCGCTTCGCACGCTTCCCGATTGAATGGATTGCGGGAGCAGAGCCGATACGACGGCAGATACTTGCAGATCGGTGGAATGTCCGACGCAATCATAGCACTGATCGGTGGCGGTAGCACTGGATTGCACTGGATCACCTTCAGATTCGTAATGGCAAGGCTCACCTTACTcaggctgctgctgttggcccGGTACCGATTGGTGATGCTCAGTGCCGAGCCAAGGAACTTGCCCGTTTTCTTCCGTGTCGTTGGTGGTACGGACGGGGGAGCACTTGTCCCCGTTTTACCCGCCCCTCCACTGGGACTTCCACCCGACTGCGGATTATTGGAAGACATTTGTACTGGCTGTTGCTGTTGAGACGatggctgctgttgctgctgcttctgggCCCAAGTTAATTAAGTCACCAGCGTGTTAAAAAAGGGCATTCGCAGTGTGCGAGCAGGACGCAGGACGCAGGACGATGACGTGACAAAAAGTTTGCCCAACCGTTCGGTCAACCGGGTGGCGTGCCAGTCACCATCAAAGCGCCCGAAATGGATGCAAAGCATGAAAGGGGAGAAAAGTTTTAATCAGTGTCAGTTTAGCGAAGATACACGGAAGCAAAACCAGCACGGTCACACACGGATAGGGCAGCACATACAAgaagggagcaaaaaaaaaataagggtGACAGGGGGTACAAAAACTACCAGCAAACCAGGACA
The DNA window shown above is from Anopheles funestus chromosome 3RL, idAnoFuneDA-416_04, whole genome shotgun sequence and carries:
- the LOC125767462 gene encoding dynein light chain Tctex-type 4-like, coding for MIASDIPPICKYLPSYRLCSRNPFNREACEAILREAMDKSLQGVEYSSYFAPSLCQQICEDIKARVKELKFDRYKIIVTVTIGERYMQGLKAITQFLWDPEKDSYATCIYDASPSLVAVGTIYAIYFD